AAAAAGGTTTATAGGGGATTACTCatgatatttacttttattgattgaaaagcaatgtgaaatgagattaaaaagaaacaaattgtaaaagaaTGTTGGCACCAGctaacttcaacaagatatgatttattaattaacaatagaatttcaacaaaattaatactatagacagatgtgtgtctgagctctcataATCATCAATGTAGCCATCCtaagcagcaatgatggcttccaagcggCGATGGAAGATCTGATATCCGCTGCGGATGTAGCCCTCTGTCAGGCGGCTCAGTAATATCTGACTGTGGCTTTGAGGCCATgatgtttggatgaaggacactccAAGCCTTCCCCatgacatgtacccaaaagttgagggggttagcatcagggctgtaggtgggccaaaattgtcaaaaaagagttcaaaagaactcaaaacactcattaaaaacaaattctaaaaagtCTTAAAATGGAGGAGATgcgtttatttcattgctggagTCAAAAGGTgtctctctaccctcacaaggttcATTTGATCCAAtctctggatagtctggtgtgaGACCCCGAGTTCTCTTGTCTGGGCCCTCgtgaacttgaggggattggcctaggcagttttttctttaactcgtccggatccagtttggcctttttgataaatCCCTTCCTCTTTTCCAACGCTTCGGAATTACTGAAGCCgtagacgcccaactgcttggagtgagcAAATGGAAATTATTTGATCACGTTctagtgtcattttctcaaattgtacgtaagttagagagctccaatttgttttattttgtaactaattgcgtatgctttaatataatgaactatcaattaatttccataactcaaccttaattaattattgaataagtaagtgttcagatttcaatggaccaccctttatattaatggaaaaatcaCTATTCGAATTGTTAATTCTCATAAATTCCTATGAAGTTAATACCCCATAAAGGGATGAAAAGTAGTCTGTATGCTGATTTcctcctaaaatcaaattgagttatgtaccTCAATTAGTTCCAAAGTTatgttatattatgtattttgaatgCTTCGTGTTACTTTGACCTTAATCTTTGAGctttatctttcaaaatttgatagCCTCTTACTGTAACTATATATCATCTTCTTACTAAGTAAAATCGATTCGTAAAGTTTGCTATAATCCTTGTGACTAAccaacaaacagaggcaaaaaatataactttggtTCAAATTCGTTGCCTATGTAAAAATGGGATTATGAGAGAACGTTGACTAGATTTTTAactgtataaaaatgaatataatttgatagaattacaatacatataaatatattctttaacaCCGAttggttataattttttggtatgtCTCTATTAGTCTCTAAAATTAATCCAAGTAATGtcaaatactattaataattaatttatactactAAATGATTGTAACTCTTTAgagaattattataatagagATTGGTTTACCTTATAACAAACTATAAAGTGATTTCAtacgtatatattataaaataatattataaaagtatgaaatattcaCACTTTCACGTACAAGAGGTTCCCACTTAACACGGGCTTCAAACACCGCGGATTTTGCATAACACAgtatttggaattattctgacaTTCCGTAGAGTGCAGCATATTCTCCTCACATCCTggtttttaaacaatattatgataaaaagttatatatgtgGGTAAGCAATAACTTTTATagtcttttataattttgcacGAGAGGAGTGTCCTCTAAGCATTTGATTTGAATCTACACTTAAAACTTTTAgttattactaattaaaaacccttaaaattcaaaaggttgctgaagaaatatattgattaagttccgatgatttaaattttacatgTATTCAAATGactggattaaaaatcaagtattatcaatattaagctttacaattatttcaattcatttatgatgaataaaatgtttgtattgtTCTGaccatactaaaaataataaagagtggactttgaaatataattatttctcccaCGTTACGTGGTTTAGTACTATAAAGAcctgtataatattattacacaTATAAAGTAAAGACTTACCTATAAAGACTCCTAGGCAAATATTTAAACTCTAGCTCTCCATCGAAATAGCACCCACGTTCCTCTGGAGTGAATCTAAAACGGGCTTGCGATGTTGTATCTCTAAGGACCGGAGTAACAGAGAGCTGTGTAACAAAACCAGGGCTGAGATCAATATCGGAAAGTGCCATAATGGGTTGGTCCATATGATAATGAATGGCTAATTTAAAGCCTTCTCCTTTTTGGGGAGAGAAAGCATAGTCATAGACCTCTGCATCCAGGAGAAGTGTTAGTCCATTCTCTTTTCCAAGTTGTATTCCGGGTCGAATGTCCTATTCATaggataaattggaaaaaatatatttatgtacatatcgAAAAgggttctaggacaattgggcaaaaacatttttcctGAACGattatttgccaaataaaaatttgcagaaaattgagattttataaaaatatatatgggattgcataatttaattcaatttaaaatgatagaatGAGAAATAGAAATTGTTCATatctatatatgtcatataggtaaatagatgagtgttcttttgcgaaaaaaatatttatattaattaatggcCAATATATAAACACACCATAAAAACttgtttgatattatatttgtcCGTGAATCCATgcatattttccaatatgaatcaTCCGTCATGTCGAATAATActtaattgataacggagaaggTATCAGAAGAATGCTCTGAAGGGGAAAAGAATAATTCTCATGGGggtttattagatcagctacaatcagctataaCAAGgcaggaaggagaaaaggatataaacaaggacatttgctagaatgtCTCGGATATTGCTCCCCAAttgtactctgagtccaaaaaggacttacaattgtaactccccaacaaatcctcagggctacactccgtcttttatgaggacacacagctgttcaatcaggtttggaatatagtTGAATCTCTTTAGGAAAGGAAATTCactattcaataattgaatagtaataatggcaactgctaaggaaaaaaaatcatccatcaGCCAACCAATTCCAAAGAAAACGggctagctaaaaaatataccggattttcatcaccgataatgatcattaatgaatataattaatagggAAATCAGCTCTCCCAAggaacactaattaatttacctgaTTTCACATTTACAGCATATGAAAAATACCTATGGCTATCACTTCAAATcgaattaatatatacaatcgTTTCTATGAAATATCTATGGTCATTCGGTGAAATGTCCGTTCAGCAAAAATGATTTCGCCCAATAGTCCACTCACGGCTGTAAAGGAGTGAGTCTACCTTTGTAAAGTTCCTCATGAGAGTGTCGAAAGGAATATCGATAAGAGATTTATTGAAGGATATTTGAGGCTTAATCAATGAGCAAAGTCCATAGTCTGTGCCAAAGAAGGGTAGAAAATCCGTGTATCTCTCAACGTTCTTCACTTTCTTTCCATAGGAGGCTAACAAAATGTTATCCTGCCCTGTTTCTTGTGCAGCCAGGGTTTTAAAGTACCACCCCGCCTGATTTACAAAGGCTTCATTCCTTGAGACTTCCCAGTTCTGCATGTCCTCATGATTTAGAGCATCTTTTTTCAAAGGCGTCTTCATGTACATAATATCAGCAAGAACACCCTTTTTCATCACTTCCTCTgttgaaaaaactaatttgatttCTTCTAATTCCGCACTACTAAAGTTTCCTTTTAGACCAAAATAGGCTTGAGCTAAAACATTGGCTAAAAGTTTTGTGTCCGCGTTTAAATTATTGGCTAGGAAAAAACTTCTTCGTCCTTGGTTAATATTACATAACGTAACGGATGGGAAGTATACTTGATCTAAGGAAGCTctgaaattatcaaaaaatatgacagAACTGTGGAATCATATATGATCTTGCTCAAATTTATGGTTATGtaagttgaaaatcaaaaaaaaaaaaacttttcaaagtaaattgaaaatattttatacaaatctgtATACCTTGACGTATCTTGTGTGGTTTGAACAGTGGATGACAAAAAATCATTGATGGAGTACCCAAGGAAAAACGTTGCAACTCCCATAGAAGCAAAGACTACTCCAATCCATCCATTTCGAAGCGTCTTATTCATACCCGTTGTCAAGTACTTCCATCCATGAAGTGACGTACAATTACAAAATTTCTCAAATGAGCCGATATTTTTAGGATTCTCGAATCTTTTCGTTCGGCGTCTACGTTTACGATTGATGACGGCATCGTTTTGGTTTTGATTTACAAACTGAGACATGTTGAATATGGTAGTCTTTTTGTAGTCAATAATTAActcttttgttaaaatatttacaactctCAATCATCTcacctataaataaatagaaaataatatcatttttgtgaaaatttagtCAGATTGGTAGTTGATCAAGACATTCAATTTGTATTagtaataattttacatataaacaacatagagggcgcttcaaaCATTGCTCTATGTTCCTCACTGtgttttacatttgattatattttgatttatggaaaaaaaaagctGATCAAGAACTTCCGGAACGCATGGAATTTGAACAGATAGAGTGTAACGGTtttttgatggcacagaaaaaaagaaggtcaacacctaaacacatctcatgatatatgataattttgaatttggttaACTTCCAAAAATAACGAACGCTcttataaataagataataatttacaaaattaattttgaacaaaaaaaaagggtgttttttttttttaaaaggcccgggacttttcagcccatatgTTATAATTAGTAATGTATCAGCCCTTACTAATTCAGTCTAGTCCAGTTTTAGGAGCAATCCTATCAACCCTTGGGACTGGTCCTATAGACTGTCGGTCTTGTCGACTCTTAGTACTACAACtgaatcaaaaaagaagaaataaagttgaatgacgtcatcaaggaccgaactttataagttttagaactgaaaTGCAGGACTAAACTGGATCAGACCGAGAGTGAACAAGATTTATGTCAAGTGGTTCTgattcttgaaccgctagaaccgcAACCGACCAAATGTCCATGTCTGTATGtctattttcttagttttttcttgttcaattgcagcgttttcgaaatagctaagggcttcttatggatctggaaaaggggTTTTAGGGAGCATAGGGTGTAATTAAAAGAGGAAAGGGGGtagggtagattatggatccaggtccgccaCTAAGCTTATTGTGACcctataatattataactacaACTATAATAGTTCCTAAGCCAGGATTttccaaactt
The Lepeophtheirus salmonis chromosome 10, UVic_Lsal_1.4, whole genome shotgun sequence DNA segment above includes these coding regions:
- the LOC121125701 gene encoding acid-sensing ion channel 5, producing the protein MSQFVNQNQNDAVINRKRRRRTKRFENPKNIGSFEKFCNCTSLHGWKYLTTGMNKTLRNGWIGVVFASMGVATFFLGYSINDFLSSTVQTTQDTSRASLDQVYFPSVTLCNINQGRRSFFLANNLNADTKLLANVLAQAYFGLKGNFSSAELEEIKLVFSTEEVMKKGVLADIMYMKTPLKKDALNHEDMQNWEVSRNEAFVNQAGWYFKTLAAQETGQDNILLASYGKKVKNVERYTDFLPFFGTDYGLCSLIKPQISFNKSLIDIPFDTLMRNFTKDIRPGIQLGKENGLTLLLDAEVYDYAFSPQKGEGFKLAIHYHMDQPIMALSDIDLSPGFVTQLSVTPVLRDTTSQARFRFTPEERGCYFDGELEFKYLPRSLYRYGLSNCLFAATYDQILEICNCVPFFHTMAYVDFPQICAGISLLCMNTILRDIGSHTEVWSVEPDGTSVRKPCLFACEDQSYTAAVTTSIFPNMHTFLRSAEFCLMYRKLKKSCRTSKNVTLQEQYPKLCILMLEYPLVCSTDEDPDRLLPLVQSLSHSSPFIKKRSVQFISLLHRYARENLLLANIYIKDPAVTRIKRDQKLPIIWFVANIGGIMGLCMGCSLVTLFEVFHHILLLFLKTGSKSFVRIRKTFRFKKRQLKANNSALTNISEHVPNKKPFIVMEEEEDEEEMDIRGENKGEDQKTLTVLTEERRISI